A stretch of the Planktothricoides raciborskii GIHE-MW2 genome encodes the following:
- a CDS encoding late competence development ComFB family protein, which translates to MNTSFFYNPVPLYRNALEPLVIQEVNRQVDRLPAKLLKFVEIEKIKAQAIAYALNRLPAMYATSERGWEFQQHKAQEKYGRKIMEVVRQGLAAIQLDPLIPVWNMFAPENACVISLPEAPENRPVSL; encoded by the coding sequence ATGAATACGTCATTTTTTTATAATCCCGTTCCTTTGTACCGGAACGCTTTAGAGCCATTGGTCATTCAGGAAGTTAATCGCCAAGTGGATCGGTTGCCAGCCAAGCTGCTGAAATTTGTGGAAATTGAAAAAATTAAAGCTCAAGCGATCGCCTACGCCTTGAATCGCTTACCGGCGATGTATGCCACTAGCGAACGGGGATGGGAGTTTCAACAGCATAAAGCCCAGGAAAAATATGGACGAAAAATTATGGAAGTGGTTCGTCAAGGATTGGCGGCCATTCAATTGGATCCCTTAATCCCGGTTTGGAATATGTTTGCCCCGGAGAATGCTTGTGTAATTTCTTTGCCTGAAGCTCCAGAGAACCGTCCCGTGAGCCTCTAA
- a CDS encoding cytochrome b/b6 domain-containing protein, with product MFRNLPYQPLLLRLLHGINGCLIIGSIITGFWVYNTFDGRWGKLPLPNLSSIQDIHGTIAVSFFLIIPAFALYSFHPGEKRLLQPDSLKNLTNLNQKIGWYSWHRLVNTLMLLAAILAAFSGRTMKEEWLPNGELNHPWYYLHLFAWLVMVLCLVLHLLMVAKVGGIPLILSMFNWQVRPQDSPRDWKANTLNWLKQQKSKLTQK from the coding sequence ATGTTTAGAAATCTTCCTTATCAACCTTTGTTACTCCGGCTTTTACACGGGATCAATGGATGCTTAATCATCGGGTCAATCATCACGGGATTTTGGGTTTACAATACATTTGATGGTCGTTGGGGCAAACTGCCCCTGCCTAACCTATCATCCATTCAAGACATTCACGGCACCATCGCTGTCTCTTTTTTTCTGATTATCCCCGCATTTGCTCTTTATAGTTTTCATCCAGGAGAAAAACGCCTATTACAACCGGATTCTTTAAAAAATCTTACCAACCTCAATCAGAAGATTGGCTGGTATAGTTGGCATCGCTTAGTCAATACTTTAATGCTTTTAGCTGCCATCTTAGCCGCTTTTTCCGGACGAACCATGAAAGAAGAATGGCTGCCCAATGGCGAATTAAATCATCCTTGGTATTATCTGCATTTATTCGCTTGGCTGGTCATGGTGCTATGTTTAGTATTACATTTACTCATGGTGGCAAAAGTAGGAGGAATACCCCTGATTTTATCCATGTTTAATTGGCAGGTACGTCCCCAAGACAGTCCCCGTGATTGGAAAGCAAATACCCTCAATTGGTTGAAACAGCAAAAATCAAAGTTGACTCAAAAATAA
- a CDS encoding DedA family protein yields the protein MHFNLEEIIIKIGYLGIWAVVFAESGLFIGFCLPGDSLLFTAGLLSSQGIFNIFTLGFGCFVCAVLGDNVGYATGYRFGRKLFDKEDGWFFKKKHLVKTEKFYGKHGSKAIILARFVPIVRTFAPIIAGIAAMRYRTFIKYNLVGGFIWAIGMTISGYYLGTKIPDPDKYILPIVLVIILVSFLPIIVHFVQAKLEDDLE from the coding sequence ATGCATTTTAACTTAGAAGAAATTATCATCAAAATCGGATATTTAGGGATTTGGGCGGTCGTCTTTGCCGAATCGGGATTATTCATCGGATTTTGCTTGCCTGGAGATAGTTTACTGTTTACTGCTGGACTGCTCTCTTCTCAAGGGATTTTCAATATTTTTACGTTGGGTTTTGGCTGTTTTGTCTGTGCCGTATTAGGTGATAATGTTGGTTATGCAACCGGATATCGTTTTGGACGTAAACTCTTTGATAAAGAAGATGGTTGGTTTTTCAAGAAAAAACATTTGGTGAAAACCGAAAAATTTTATGGCAAACATGGGTCTAAAGCGATTATTCTCGCCCGCTTTGTCCCCATTGTCAGAACCTTTGCGCCGATTATTGCCGGGATCGCCGCGATGCGTTATCGCACTTTTATCAAATATAATTTGGTGGGGGGTTTTATTTGGGCGATCGGGATGACGATTTCAGGTTATTATTTAGGCACGAAAATCCCCGACCCTGATAAGTATATCCTGCCGATTGTTCTGGTAATTATTCTGGTTTCTTTTTTGCCGATTATCGTTCATTTTGTGCAAGCTAAACTAGAAGATGATTTAGAATAA
- a CDS encoding pitrilysin family protein, with protein MISTLLKSPIVNRLNSPTIHRLPNGLTIVVEQMPVEAVNLNLWNPIGSAIEANEINGMAHFLEHMIFKGTEQLVSGEFERKIEERGAVTNAATSQDYTHYYITTAPKDFAELAPLQMDVVLNPTIPDEAFEKERLVVLEEIRRSQDNPRRRTYYRAMKLAFNHLPYRRPVLGPVEVISSLTPQQMRDFHAQWYQPESLTAVAVGNLPVEEMIEIIAEGLTQIKPQWSEKSDRSPRYHHLEMLTPEANFEQIIREEIVDEALQQARLVMMWRVPGLLDLEQTYPLDILASILGSGRTSRMVQDLREDRGLISSISVSNINHRVQGLFYISVDLPTENIAIVEAAIAQHIRTLHQEFVTEAEITRIRTQVANRFIFGNETPSDRANLYGYYQSMIAELAPALNYPQHIQSVQPVDILEATQKYLSPDAYGVLVVRPKAN; from the coding sequence ATGATATCAACGCTGCTCAAATCTCCTATCGTCAATCGCCTTAACTCACCGACCATTCATCGATTACCCAATGGTTTGACAATTGTGGTCGAACAAATGCCCGTAGAAGCGGTCAATCTTAACCTCTGGAACCCCATTGGTTCAGCCATAGAAGCCAATGAAATCAATGGCATGGCGCATTTTCTGGAACACATGATTTTTAAAGGCACGGAACAACTGGTTAGTGGAGAGTTTGAGCGTAAAATCGAAGAGCGCGGTGCTGTCACCAATGCCGCCACCAGTCAAGATTACACTCACTACTACATTACCACTGCGCCGAAAGATTTTGCGGAACTCGCGCCGTTACAAATGGATGTGGTACTCAACCCGACTATTCCCGATGAAGCTTTTGAAAAAGAGCGTTTGGTGGTGCTTGAAGAAATTCGTCGATCGCAAGATAATCCTCGTCGTCGCACCTATTACCGGGCAATGAAACTGGCATTTAACCACTTACCATACCGCCGTCCCGTACTCGGTCCTGTAGAGGTGATTTCTAGCCTCACCCCACAGCAAATGCGGGATTTTCACGCCCAATGGTATCAACCGGAGTCCTTGACCGCAGTGGCGGTGGGGAATTTGCCCGTGGAGGAGATGATAGAAATTATTGCGGAAGGATTAACACAGATTAAGCCTCAGTGGAGCGAAAAAAGCGATCGCTCCCCTAGGTATCACCACCTGGAAATGCTCACCCCAGAAGCAAATTTTGAGCAAATTATTCGGGAAGAAATTGTCGATGAAGCCCTGCAACAAGCGCGACTGGTAATGATGTGGCGAGTCCCCGGTTTGCTGGACTTGGAGCAAACTTATCCCTTGGATATACTAGCCTCTATTTTAGGCTCAGGTCGGACATCCCGCATGGTTCAAGATTTACGAGAAGACCGGGGATTAATCTCTAGTATTTCTGTGAGCAATATCAACCACCGAGTTCAAGGACTTTTTTATATTTCCGTGGATTTACCCACAGAAAATATAGCAATCGTCGAAGCTGCGATCGCCCAACATATTCGCACCTTACATCAGGAATTTGTCACCGAAGCGGAAATTACTCGCATTCGGACTCAAGTGGCGAATCGGTTTATTTTTGGCAATGAAACCCCCAGCGATCGAGCCAACTTATATGGCTATTATCAATCAATGATTGCCGAATTAGCCCCGGCATTAAATTATCCTCAACACATTCAATCGGTGCAACCAGTGGATATCCTAGAAGCGACCCAAAAATATCTTTCTCCTGATGCTTATGGGGTTTTGGTCGTTCGCCCTAAAGCCAATTAA
- a CDS encoding HD domain-containing protein — protein sequence MAEFSPVPQYSERYDLAVQFALAAHRYQQRKYSGKPYILHLQAVSSYVWLEGGTEAEAIAAWLHDYVEDAAPKQGLTVDQAFAKITDNFGSEVAAIVRGCTECDRSLPWQERKQEYIEQVASGSDSIVLVSLADKYDNYTNGYLREGFSKTPMKRKAELIWFGESLAAIYSERFPESFLARQFLRSLEQLKGIYELTNS from the coding sequence ATGGCTGAATTTTCCCCAGTTCCCCAATATTCTGAACGGTACGATCTCGCCGTGCAATTTGCCCTAGCCGCCCATCGCTATCAACAGCGCAAATATAGCGGCAAACCCTATATTCTCCACTTACAAGCGGTGTCTAGTTATGTATGGTTGGAGGGGGGCACCGAAGCGGAGGCGATCGCGGCTTGGTTACATGATTATGTGGAAGATGCCGCCCCAAAACAGGGGCTAACCGTTGACCAAGCTTTTGCCAAAATTACCGATAACTTTGGGTCTGAAGTGGCGGCTATTGTCCGGGGTTGTACGGAATGCGATCGCAGTCTTCCTTGGCAGGAAAGAAAGCAAGAATATATTGAGCAAGTTGCCTCTGGTTCTGATAGCATTGTCTTGGTAAGTTTGGCGGATAAATACGATAACTATACCAATGGTTATTTACGGGAAGGCTTCAGTAAGACACCTATGAAACGCAAAGCAGAATTAATTTGGTTTGGCGAATCTTTGGCAGCGATATATTCTGAACGCTTCCCAGAAAGTTTCTTAGCCCGTCAATTTCTGCGAAGTTTAGAGCAGCTTAAAGGTATTTATGAATTAACCAATAGCTAA
- a CDS encoding pentapeptide repeat-containing protein, translated as MKAKELLRRYADGRRDFRGENLRGQSFKGKDLSGADFSEADIRGANFTNATLTGAKFVGAKAGLQKRWAVDLVLASWLLSAFSGFLSVFLGYFVSLIFDSSSEYVVAGWISLAIWVTFCLITIRKGTLAGFGFIAVAGALSFAFSFAGALAGAAAGAGPFAVAFAVAFAVAVAFAVAGAFAGALTIFNICLSWRALKGDPRDAWIRSAAMAFAAIGGTSFRGANLTDADFINATLKSTDLRKANLTQTRWKDAIKLDRVRPGETYLSQPQARELVRTTNGENQKCDRLNLQGVNLQGANLKNASFIEANLNDANLQDADLTDARLVHAQLDDADLTGATLTGAYIEEWNITTTTKLKGIRCDYVFMRLPPKDRPWFIALPPEESRDIDSRRKPDDRKKNFEDGEFIDFIAPMRETLDLYHNQSVDMRLVAIALQKLKDDNPEAEIEVVSMEKKGKNKDKLLIRAETSPQSDVAALNQGYFANLEYVQSLPPEQISQLLADKDARLEENKATIELLKEILVTKHQIPEINIHNQNQGDQNMSGDRHITTNSYHEDNRNITDNQGTIIENVGRDVNQYAPEQKQDLATAAPEIQKLLEQLEKTYPTDTTTGKMTIATKAIEAIENNPTLMQRILSALKSGGTAALEQLLSHPAASFAIAALEDWQK; from the coding sequence ATGAAAGCCAAGGAACTATTACGACGCTATGCAGATGGTCGGAGAGATTTTCGCGGGGAAAACCTCCGAGGTCAGTCTTTCAAAGGCAAAGACCTCTCTGGGGCAGATTTCAGTGAGGCGGATATCCGAGGGGCTAACTTCACCAATGCGACCTTAACTGGAGCCAAGTTTGTCGGGGCGAAAGCAGGACTCCAAAAACGATGGGCAGTGGACTTGGTACTGGCATCTTGGTTGCTTTCTGCTTTCTCTGGATTTTTGTCAGTATTCTTGGGCTATTTTGTGTCATTGATATTCGATAGTTCAAGCGAATACGTTGTGGCTGGTTGGATATCACTGGCGATCTGGGTGACTTTCTGCCTCATCACGATTCGCAAAGGAACTTTAGCGGGATTTGGATTTATCGCCGTCGCCGGAGCCTTGTCCTTCGCCTTCTCCTTCGCCGGAGCCCTCGCCGGAGCCGCCGCCGGAGCCGGACCTTTCGCCGTCGCCTTCGCCGTCGCCTTCGCCGTCGCCGTCGCCTTCGCCGTCGCCGGAGCCTTCGCCGGAGCCTTGACTATTTTTAATATCTGTCTAAGTTGGCGGGCGCTGAAAGGAGACCCCAGAGATGCTTGGATTCGTTCGGCGGCGATGGCGTTTGCGGCGATTGGCGGCACCAGTTTCCGAGGGGCAAACCTGACCGATGCCGATTTTATCAATGCCACCCTCAAAAGTACCGACTTGAGAAAAGCCAATTTAACTCAGACGCGCTGGAAAGATGCGATTAAATTAGACCGAGTTCGGCCAGGAGAAACCTATCTCAGCCAACCACAAGCCAGAGAACTGGTGAGAACAACAAACGGGGAAAATCAAAAATGCGATCGTCTCAACCTCCAGGGTGTTAACCTCCAAGGCGCTAACCTAAAAAATGCCAGCTTTATTGAAGCCAACCTTAACGATGCCAACTTGCAAGATGCCGACCTTACGGATGCTCGATTAGTTCATGCCCAGCTTGATGATGCCGACCTCACGGGAGCCACTCTCACTGGTGCATATATTGAGGAGTGGAACATTACCACCACCACCAAACTGAAGGGCATTCGCTGCGATTATGTGTTTATGCGTTTACCCCCCAAAGACCGCCCCTGGTTTATTGCCCTGCCACCGGAAGAAAGCCGCGACATCGACTCGCGACGCAAACCTGACGATAGGAAGAAAAACTTTGAAGATGGGGAATTTATCGACTTTATCGCCCCCATGCGGGAAACGCTGGATTTGTATCATAACCAGTCCGTTGATATGCGACTGGTGGCCATTGCGCTACAAAAATTGAAAGACGACAACCCAGAGGCTGAAATCGAAGTAGTCTCGATGGAGAAAAAAGGTAAAAATAAGGATAAGTTGCTGATTCGAGCGGAAACTTCACCCCAAAGCGATGTTGCTGCTTTGAATCAGGGTTATTTTGCTAACCTAGAATATGTGCAGTCATTACCCCCGGAACAAATATCACAATTATTAGCAGATAAAGATGCTAGACTTGAAGAAAACAAAGCAACAATTGAATTATTAAAGGAAATTTTAGTAACTAAGCACCAAATTCCTGAGATCAATATTCATAATCAAAACCAAGGAGATCAGAATATGTCTGGCGATCGTCATATCACCACTAACAGCTATCACGAAGATAACCGAAATATCACAGACAACCAAGGCACTATCATTGAAAATGTTGGCCGAGATGTGAATCAATACGCCCCGGAACAAAAGCAAGATTTAGCGACAGCCGCCCCCGAAATTCAAAAATTACTAGAACAGTTGGAAAAAACTTATCCAACAGATACCACGACGGGCAAAATGACGATCGCAACTAAGGCAATTGAAGCAATCGAAAATAACCCCACTTTAATGCAACGAATTCTCAGCGCCTTAAAATCCGGGGGAACTGCGGCATTAGAACAATTGTTAAGTCATCCAGCCGCCAGTTTTGCGATCGCGGCTTTAGAAGATTGGCAAAAATAA
- a CDS encoding type II toxin-antitoxin system RelE/ParE family toxin — MIVIVQLLEEKGPNLPFPYSSGVNGSKHSHLRELRIQSGGKPLRIFYAFDPRRTEILLIGGDKTGDNRFYEKYVLIADRLYDEYLKELQQEGLL; from the coding sequence ATTATTGTGATTGTCCAATTACTAGAAGAAAAAGGGCCAAATTTACCTTTCCCGTATTCTTCTGGGGTGAATGGCTCAAAACATTCTCATTTAAGAGAATTACGCATTCAAAGTGGAGGCAAGCCTTTAAGAATTTTTTACGCTTTCGATCCGCGACGCACTGAAATCTTATTAATCGGAGGTGATAAAACTGGGGATAACCGATTTTATGAAAAGTATGTGCTAATCGCCGATAGGCTATACGATGAATACCTTAAAGAACTACAGCAAGAGGGATTATTATGA
- a CDS encoding GTPase family protein: MVRLKLWQWVVLALPIALIITFLLVAAGTQISEWGINWIWGVVTLVLVGWRSLIVRWTRSQIDEVEAAIASMNEKIEIINEETKQKLGADDAAKKAEVALQKILKESQSDRPIWDDWQNFWQECQDMVIAVAHIYHPTVKYPLLNIYVPQAYGLIRGTVDDMDRWMQQLSPVLNQVTVGQAYQAYEIYRKLEPSARKLMQAWGWVQWLVNPAAAAARVASKKYSEQANQQLLANLSFMVREAALRNLCRQAIALYGGNQLPGENLAVSTPSLPKAKTQTLQEILAAADPPEKVEQKPVNILLVGRTGAGKSSLINTIFQAELAAVDVLPSTDRIQSYHWQTDTGETLTLWDSPGYEQVNKSDLRDQVLEYANNADLLLLVTPALDPALQMDVDFLKDIKKEVQDLPAIAIVTQVDRLRPIREWQPPYDWVWGDRPKEKSIREATEYRTEMLGEFCDRVLPVVSFDPKSDRQGWNIDSLSLSLIEAIAPVKQLRLARFFRDLETRTIAAAKIIDRYTFQMSTTQGLTALLKSPVLQFISTLTTGNPTLAYLLAEKIPIEQLPMVIGKLQMAYDLFTLLSNDNNQVNFELLAIWPLLLENPASPDRNAWAFGHGLVEYWTKNLTVDQLRERVAYYLQQQGVGLAET, from the coding sequence ATGGTACGTTTAAAACTTTGGCAGTGGGTGGTTTTAGCCCTCCCGATCGCCCTCATTATTACGTTTCTCCTAGTAGCAGCAGGAACCCAAATTAGCGAATGGGGGATTAATTGGATTTGGGGGGTTGTCACTCTGGTTTTAGTGGGGTGGCGATCGCTTATAGTTCGCTGGACGCGATCGCAAATTGACGAGGTAGAAGCAGCGATCGCTTCTATGAATGAAAAAATAGAAATAATCAATGAGGAAACTAAACAAAAACTAGGGGCGGATGATGCTGCCAAAAAAGCAGAAGTGGCATTACAAAAAATATTAAAAGAGTCTCAAAGCGATCGCCCGATATGGGATGATTGGCAAAATTTTTGGCAAGAATGTCAAGACATGGTGATAGCAGTTGCCCATATTTATCACCCAACAGTAAAATACCCGTTGCTGAATATTTATGTGCCTCAAGCTTATGGTTTAATTCGGGGGACGGTGGATGATATGGATCGGTGGATGCAGCAATTATCCCCGGTACTGAATCAAGTCACTGTGGGGCAAGCTTATCAAGCTTATGAAATTTATCGCAAATTAGAACCTTCGGCACGCAAATTAATGCAAGCGTGGGGGTGGGTACAATGGTTGGTGAACCCAGCAGCAGCGGCAGCGCGAGTAGCTAGTAAGAAATATAGCGAACAAGCTAATCAGCAATTATTGGCAAACTTGAGTTTTATGGTGCGGGAAGCAGCCCTGCGAAACCTGTGTCGGCAGGCGATCGCACTCTACGGAGGCAACCAACTTCCAGGGGAAAATTTGGCGGTATCTACTCCTAGTTTGCCGAAAGCAAAAACGCAGACTTTACAAGAAATTTTGGCGGCAGCAGATCCCCCGGAAAAAGTGGAGCAAAAGCCGGTGAATATTTTATTAGTAGGCAGAACTGGGGCGGGGAAAAGTAGTCTAATTAATACCATATTTCAGGCAGAATTAGCCGCAGTGGATGTGTTGCCGAGTACCGATCGCATTCAAAGTTACCATTGGCAAACGGACACCGGAGAAACTCTGACTCTTTGGGATAGTCCCGGTTATGAACAAGTGAATAAATCCGACTTGCGTGACCAAGTATTAGAATATGCTAATAATGCGGATTTATTATTACTGGTGACTCCGGCATTAGATCCCGCTTTGCAAATGGATGTGGATTTTCTTAAGGATATTAAAAAAGAGGTGCAAGATTTACCCGCGATCGCAATTGTCACTCAGGTCGATCGCCTGCGTCCAATTCGCGAATGGCAACCCCCTTATGATTGGGTTTGGGGCGATCGCCCGAAGGAAAAATCGATCCGAGAAGCCACAGAATATCGCACGGAAATGTTAGGAGAATTCTGCGATCGGGTGTTGCCGGTGGTCAGTTTTGACCCGAAAAGCGATCGGCAAGGGTGGAATATTGACAGCCTATCTTTAAGTTTGATAGAGGCGATCGCGCCGGTCAAACAATTACGGTTAGCCCGGTTTTTCCGAGACTTAGAAACTCGTACCATTGCCGCCGCCAAAATCATCGATCGCTACACATTTCAAATGTCCACCACCCAAGGGCTAACCGCTTTATTAAAAAGTCCGGTATTGCAATTTATTTCGACATTAACTACCGGAAATCCCACCTTAGCCTATTTATTAGCAGAAAAAATTCCCATTGAACAGTTGCCGATGGTAATTGGTAAATTACAAATGGCTTATGACTTGTTTACGTTATTAAGTAACGACAATAATCAGGTCAATTTTGAATTACTGGCAATTTGGCCATTGTTATTAGAAAATCCTGCCTCTCCTGACCGGAATGCTTGGGCATTTGGTCATGGTTTAGTGGAATATTGGACAAAAAATTTAACCGTGGATCAATTGCGGGAAAGAGTGGCGTATTATTTGCAACAACAGGGGGTGGGTTTGGCAGAAACATAA
- a CDS encoding AAA family ATPase, translated as MNKLENISVKGFRRLHNIDLEMRNLTVMIGANGSGKTSFLDVFSILAASASGNLHQQLQLKGGFHEILTRGKARELEISLAMNVPDREPLKYRLALSPKGLSYEIREETLTQQSDIYAPEPFKYIQSDGLDIKYFSQEDSRILRPTWEHNPLETSLSQVPKMYREPENLRKSLASCTYYGALDVSEKSPIRLPQAMRPAKLPGAKGEDLVSCLYDLRESDRDRFEFLENILSAAFPDFERLNFPPVAAGTISMTWTDRNFSQPIYLHELSEGTLRFLWLATLIQSQNLTTITLIDEPEVSLHPDLLRHLVYLMREAAKHTQLIVATHSDRLIGFLEPHEVLICDLEEGEAKMNWADTLNLSKWLEDYSLDQVWAMNIMGGRP; from the coding sequence ATGAATAAATTGGAAAATATATCAGTAAAGGGTTTTCGCCGTCTTCACAATATTGACCTTGAGATGAGAAATCTCACCGTGATGATTGGCGCGAATGGATCCGGAAAAACTTCTTTTTTAGATGTTTTTTCCATCCTAGCTGCTTCCGCCAGTGGAAATTTACATCAACAATTACAACTAAAAGGCGGATTTCATGAAATTTTGACCAGAGGGAAAGCGCGAGAATTAGAAATTTCCCTGGCAATGAACGTACCAGACAGAGAACCTTTAAAGTATCGTTTAGCCTTATCTCCGAAAGGTTTATCCTATGAAATTAGAGAAGAAACTCTAACCCAACAGAGCGACATCTACGCCCCTGAACCTTTTAAATATATTCAATCCGATGGTTTAGACATTAAATATTTTAGTCAGGAAGATTCCCGAATCTTAAGACCAACTTGGGAACACAATCCCCTGGAAACTTCTCTTTCTCAAGTTCCAAAAATGTATCGCGAACCGGAAAATTTGCGAAAGAGTCTTGCTTCTTGTACCTATTATGGCGCACTGGATGTTTCCGAAAAAAGTCCGATTCGTTTACCTCAAGCAATGCGCCCTGCAAAATTGCCTGGTGCCAAAGGTGAAGACTTGGTTTCCTGTCTTTATGACCTGCGAGAAAGCGATCGCGATCGCTTCGAGTTTCTGGAAAATATTCTATCTGCTGCCTTTCCCGATTTTGAGCGATTAAACTTTCCTCCGGTTGCCGCTGGAACTATTTCTATGACTTGGACAGATAGAAATTTTTCTCAACCAATTTATCTCCATGAATTATCAGAAGGAACCTTACGTTTTTTGTGGTTGGCAACGCTTATACAAAGTCAAAATTTAACTACAATCACCTTAATCGATGAACCAGAGGTGAGTTTGCATCCCGACCTTTTAAGACATTTAGTCTATTTAATGAGAGAAGCGGCAAAACACACACAACTAATCGTAGCTACCCACTCCGATCGACTGATTGGATTTCTAGAACCCCACGAAGTTTTGATTTGCGATCTCGAAGAAGGAGAAGCAAAAATGAACTGGGCTGATACACTTAATTTAAGTAAATGGTTAGAAGATTACAGCCTTGACCAAGTTTGGGCAATGAATATCATGGGAGGTCGTCCATGA
- a CDS encoding DUF4276 family protein, which produces MVENLLDNDDYDAVIALTDVYTGTNDFQNAADAKAKITNWVGNNPRFYPHTALHDFEAWLIPYWDTIQKLAKHNLSAPSGSPERVNHNNPPAERIKDIFRRGKCSRHYNKPIDGKAILKNNDLMDAIQACPELKAFVNRIIFLCDETKVIP; this is translated from the coding sequence ATGGTAGAAAATCTTTTAGACAATGATGACTATGATGCTGTCATTGCCCTGACAGATGTTTACACAGGAACAAATGATTTTCAAAATGCGGCTGATGCTAAAGCTAAAATTACTAATTGGGTGGGAAACAACCCAAGATTTTATCCCCATACAGCATTACATGATTTTGAAGCATGGCTAATTCCTTACTGGGATACGATCCAAAAATTGGCCAAACATAATCTTTCTGCTCCCAGTGGTTCCCCTGAAAGGGTGAATCACAATAACCCTCCTGCTGAGAGAATTAAAGATATTTTTAGAAGGGGAAAATGTAGCAGACACTATAATAAACCCATTGATGGCAAAGCGATTTTAAAGAACAACGATTTAATGGATGCGATTCAAGCTTGTCCAGAGCTAAAAGCTTTTGTGAATCGAATTATTTTTCTGTGCGATGAAACTAAAGTAATTCCTTGA